The following proteins are encoded in a genomic region of Pseudomonas saponiphila:
- a CDS encoding putative 2-aminoethylphosphonate ABC transporter substrate-binding protein: MFKPLALAAAVLSAVSLNAFAAKTELTVYTALEAEQLKSYKQAFEKANPDVEIKWVRDSTGIITAKLLAEKARPQADAVWGLAASSLAILDQQGMLQSYAPKDLGQIGANYRDAANPPAWVGMDVWAATICFNTVEAEKQGLSKPVSWQDLTKPEYKGKIVMPNPASSGTGFLDVSAWLQTFGEKQGWQYMDELHQNIGQYVHSGSKPCKLAAAGEFPIGISFEYPAVQLKRQGAPLDIVLPKEGLGWEIEATAVIKGTPHEEAAKKLADFSASPAAMELYKENFAVLAQPGIAKPQTELPADYEQRLIKNDFAWASKNRDQILAEWRKRYDGKSEKVAAQ; this comes from the coding sequence ATGTTCAAGCCCCTGGCTCTTGCCGCTGCCGTCCTCTCTGCTGTCAGCCTGAATGCCTTTGCGGCGAAGACCGAGCTGACGGTGTACACCGCCCTCGAAGCCGAGCAATTGAAGTCCTACAAGCAGGCCTTCGAAAAGGCCAACCCGGATGTGGAGATCAAGTGGGTGCGTGATTCCACCGGGATCATCACCGCCAAGCTGCTGGCGGAAAAAGCCCGGCCGCAAGCCGACGCGGTCTGGGGCCTGGCAGCGTCCAGCCTGGCGATCCTCGACCAGCAGGGCATGCTGCAAAGCTACGCGCCCAAGGACCTGGGCCAGATCGGCGCGAACTATCGCGACGCTGCCAACCCGCCGGCCTGGGTCGGCATGGACGTGTGGGCCGCGACCATCTGCTTCAACACCGTGGAGGCCGAGAAACAGGGCCTGAGCAAGCCGGTGAGCTGGCAGGACCTGACCAAGCCCGAATACAAGGGCAAGATCGTCATGCCCAACCCGGCATCCTCGGGCACCGGCTTCCTGGATGTCAGCGCCTGGTTGCAGACCTTCGGCGAGAAGCAGGGCTGGCAGTACATGGATGAGCTGCACCAGAACATCGGCCAGTATGTCCATTCCGGTTCCAAGCCGTGCAAGCTGGCCGCCGCCGGTGAATTCCCCATCGGCATCTCCTTCGAATACCCGGCCGTGCAGCTCAAGCGCCAGGGCGCGCCGCTGGACATCGTGCTGCCCAAGGAAGGCCTGGGCTGGGAGATCGAAGCCACGGCGGTGATCAAGGGCACGCCGCATGAAGAGGCAGCGAAGAAGCTCGCCGACTTCTCCGCCAGCCCCGCGGCCATGGAGCTGTACAAGGAAAACTTCGCCGTGCTGGCCCAGCCGGGCATCGCCAAGCCGCAGACCGAACTGCCGGCGGACTACGAGCAGCGCCTGATCAAGAACGACTTCGCCTGGGCCTCGAAGAACCGCGACCAGATCCTCGCCGAATGGCGCAAGCGCTATGACGGCAAGTCGGAAAAGGTTGCCGCGCAGTAA
- a CDS encoding dihydrofolate reductase, translating into MKKTLPLSLIAALAQNRVIGVDNSMPWHLPGDFKFFKATTLGKPIIMGRKTWDSLGRPLPGRLNIVVSRQTGLVLEGAEVYPSLQAAVERAEEWALEQGASELMLIGGAQLYAQGLEQADRLYLTRVALNPAGDAWFPQFDEQQWKRVSEVPNPPEGDKPAYSFEVWERR; encoded by the coding sequence ATGAAAAAAACTCTCCCTCTCAGCCTGATCGCGGCACTCGCACAAAACCGCGTGATCGGCGTCGATAACAGCATGCCCTGGCATTTGCCGGGGGATTTCAAATTCTTCAAGGCCACCACCCTGGGCAAGCCGATCATCATGGGGCGCAAGACCTGGGATTCCCTGGGCCGGCCCTTGCCGGGGCGCTTGAACATCGTGGTCAGTCGTCAGACCGGCCTGGTGCTCGAAGGTGCCGAGGTTTATCCGTCTTTGCAGGCCGCGGTGGAACGGGCCGAGGAATGGGCCCTGGAGCAGGGCGCCAGCGAGCTGATGCTGATCGGCGGCGCGCAGCTTTATGCCCAAGGGCTGGAGCAGGCCGATCGCCTGTATCTGACGCGGGTTGCCTTGAACCCGGCAGGCGACGCCTGGTTTCCGCAGTTCGATGAACAGCAATGGAAGCGGGTATCAGAGGTGCCGAATCCGCCGGAAGGAGACAAACCGGCGTACAGCTTCGAGGTATGGGAGAGACGATGA
- a CDS encoding L-cystine transporter, whose translation MNLPLILNLLVFLALLLGLAQTRHTTWSLAKKVLLALVLGVVFGIALHSLYGAGHPVLKASIGWFDLVGNGYVQLLQMIVIPLVFASILSAVARLHNASSLGKISFLTIGTLLFTTAIAALVGIGLTNLFGLSAEGLVAGTQEMARLQVIQSDYAGKVADLNVPQLLLSFIPQNPFADLARAKPTSIISVVIFAAFLGMAALQLFKDDADKGQKVLNAIDTLQAWVMRLVRLVMKLTPYGVLALMTKVVAGSNLQDIIKLGSFVVVSYIGLGLMFVVHGLLVALAGINPLRFFRKVWPVLTFAFTSRSSAASIPLSIEAQTRRLGIPQSIASFAASFGATIGQNGCAGLYPAMLAVMVAPTVGINPLDPLWIATLVAIVTLSSAGVAGVGGGATFAALIVLPAMGLPVSLVALLISVEPLIDMGRTALNVSGSMTAGAITSQVMQQTDKALLDADEHSELEHA comes from the coding sequence ATGAATCTGCCGCTGATCCTCAACCTGCTGGTGTTCCTGGCCCTGCTGCTGGGCCTGGCACAAACCCGCCACACGACTTGGAGCCTGGCCAAGAAGGTCCTGCTGGCCCTGGTGCTGGGCGTGGTCTTCGGCATTGCCCTGCACAGCCTCTACGGCGCCGGCCACCCGGTGCTCAAGGCCTCCATCGGCTGGTTCGACCTGGTGGGCAATGGCTACGTGCAGTTGCTGCAGATGATCGTGATTCCCCTGGTGTTCGCCTCGATCCTCAGCGCCGTGGCCCGCCTGCACAACGCCTCGTCCCTGGGCAAGATCAGCTTCCTGACCATCGGCACCCTGCTGTTCACCACCGCCATCGCCGCGCTGGTGGGCATCGGCCTGACCAACCTGTTCGGCCTGAGCGCCGAAGGGCTGGTGGCCGGCACCCAGGAGATGGCCCGCCTGCAAGTGATCCAGAGCGATTACGCGGGCAAGGTCGCCGACCTCAACGTGCCGCAGCTGCTGCTGTCGTTCATCCCGCAGAACCCTTTCGCCGACCTGGCCCGGGCCAAGCCGACCTCGATCATCAGCGTGGTGATCTTCGCCGCCTTCCTCGGCATGGCCGCGCTGCAGCTGTTCAAGGATGACGCCGACAAAGGCCAGAAAGTGCTCAACGCCATCGACACCCTGCAAGCCTGGGTGATGCGCCTGGTGCGCCTGGTGATGAAACTGACCCCCTATGGCGTGCTGGCGCTGATGACCAAGGTAGTGGCCGGCTCCAACCTGCAGGACATCATCAAGCTCGGCAGTTTCGTGGTGGTGTCCTACATCGGCCTGGGCCTGATGTTCGTGGTCCACGGCCTGCTGGTCGCCCTGGCCGGGATCAACCCGCTGCGCTTCTTTCGCAAGGTCTGGCCGGTACTGACCTTCGCCTTCACCAGTCGCTCCAGCGCCGCCAGCATTCCCCTGAGCATCGAAGCCCAGACCCGGCGCCTGGGCATTCCCCAGTCCATCGCCAGCTTTGCCGCCTCGTTCGGCGCCACCATTGGCCAGAATGGCTGCGCCGGCCTGTACCCGGCGATGCTCGCGGTGATGGTCGCCCCAACCGTGGGCATCAACCCGCTGGACCCGCTGTGGATCGCCACCCTGGTGGCCATCGTCACTTTGAGTTCCGCCGGCGTGGCGGGCGTGGGCGGTGGCGCAACCTTCGCCGCGCTGATCGTGCTACCGGCCATGGGCTTGCCGGTGTCGCTGGTGGCGCTGCTGATTTCCGTGGAACCGCTGATCGACATGGGCCGCACGGCGCTGAACGTCAGCGGTTCGATGACCGCCGGCGCCATCACCAGCCAGGTGATGCAGCAGACCGACAAGGCGCTGCTGGACGCCGATGAACATTCGGAGCTGGAGCACGCGTAA
- a CDS encoding DUF2868 domain-containing protein — protein MTALTPLQRLWLTETVRLREEHAGPLEDQEANRLARNQGGDLATRIQNRALWLAQRDGLHDALLHWHQGARLALLLLALMAVLSGAGLAFSALGNTQQPVNVFWALGSLLGINLILLLSWLAGLLFAGEHGAGLGRLWLWLSEKFSRDAKVAQLPPALLLLLQRRKLNRWALGSLINGLWCLALFSAVVMLLVLLTTHRYSFVWESTLLGSDAFVAITNTLSALPRSLGFGAPSVATIQASTRDVYNTELIRQSWAIWLVVLVLIYGVLPRLLLMLFCRWRWRHGKARLQLDLNLPGYASLRERLMPSSERLGVNDAAPEQLPRVEGGVSAEDSSGALLVAIELDEQRPWPPQLPDSVKNAGILDSRESRQRLLEQMSRFPPARLLIACDPRRSPDRGSLGLIAELARNASATRVWLLQAPPGQALDADRLGDWHSALQQLELPFADCAPLDWLENGHD, from the coding sequence GTGACTGCACTGACTCCCCTGCAACGCCTGTGGCTGACCGAAACCGTGCGCCTGCGCGAGGAGCACGCCGGCCCGCTGGAGGATCAGGAAGCCAATCGCCTGGCCCGCAACCAGGGCGGCGATCTGGCCACCCGTATCCAGAACCGCGCCCTGTGGCTGGCCCAGCGCGACGGCTTGCACGATGCCCTGCTGCACTGGCACCAGGGCGCGCGCCTGGCGCTGTTGCTGCTCGCGCTAATGGCAGTCCTCAGTGGCGCCGGACTGGCCTTCAGCGCCCTGGGCAACACCCAGCAACCAGTCAACGTGTTCTGGGCCCTGGGCAGCCTGCTGGGCATCAACCTGATCCTGCTGCTGAGCTGGCTGGCCGGCCTGCTGTTTGCCGGGGAGCACGGGGCGGGCCTGGGCCGCCTGTGGCTGTGGCTCAGCGAAAAATTCTCCCGCGATGCCAAGGTCGCGCAGTTGCCGCCGGCGCTGCTGCTGTTGCTGCAACGGCGCAAGCTCAACCGCTGGGCCCTGGGCAGCCTGATCAACGGCCTGTGGTGCCTGGCCCTGTTCAGCGCCGTGGTCATGCTGCTGGTGCTGCTGACCACCCACCGCTACAGCTTTGTCTGGGAAAGCACCCTGCTGGGCAGCGATGCCTTCGTGGCCATTACCAACACCCTCAGCGCCCTGCCCCGCAGCCTGGGCTTCGGCGCGCCGAGCGTGGCGACCATCCAGGCCAGCACCCGGGATGTCTACAACACCGAGCTGATCCGCCAGTCCTGGGCCATCTGGCTGGTGGTCCTGGTGCTGATCTACGGCGTGCTGCCGCGCCTGCTGCTGATGCTGTTCTGCCGCTGGCGCTGGCGACACGGCAAGGCGCGCCTGCAGCTGGACCTGAACCTGCCGGGCTACGCCTCACTGCGCGAACGCCTGATGCCCAGCAGCGAACGCCTGGGCGTCAATGACGCGGCCCCCGAGCAGTTGCCCCGGGTCGAAGGCGGCGTCAGCGCCGAGGACAGCAGCGGCGCCTTGCTGGTGGCCATCGAGCTCGACGAGCAACGCCCCTGGCCGCCGCAGCTGCCGGACAGCGTCAAGAATGCCGGTATCCTCGACAGCCGCGAGTCGCGCCAGCGCCTGCTGGAGCAGATGAGCCGCTTCCCCCCGGCGCGCCTGCTGATCGCCTGCGACCCGCGGCGCTCGCCGGACCGCGGCAGCCTCGGGCTGATCGCCGAACTGGCGCGCAACGCCAGTGCGACCCGGGTCTGGCTGCTGCAAGCCCCGCCCGGCCAGGCCCTGGATGCCGACCGCCTGGGCGACTGGCACAGCGCCCTGCAACAGCTGGAGCTGCCCTTCGCCGATTGCGCGCCCCTCGACTGGCTGGAGAACGGTCATGACTGA
- a CDS encoding phosphonate degradation HD-domain oxygenase, whose amino-acid sequence MSRQQVIDQVFALYERFGDNDYIGEPVSQIEHMSQAAQLALAEGHDDEVVLAAFFHDIGHICQQDAENMGGFGAVSHERLGADYLRRAGFSERLARLVEYHVQAKRYLTFKEPGYYQRLSEASRRTLEYQGGVMNAAEAAAFELDPLCALSLRLRHWDEQAKELWVPVMELQVLKDKALALLGD is encoded by the coding sequence ATGAGTCGCCAGCAGGTGATTGACCAGGTTTTCGCGCTGTACGAGCGCTTTGGCGATAACGACTACATCGGCGAGCCGGTGTCGCAGATCGAGCACATGTCCCAGGCCGCGCAGCTGGCCCTGGCCGAAGGTCATGACGACGAAGTGGTGCTGGCGGCGTTCTTCCACGATATCGGGCATATCTGCCAGCAGGATGCCGAGAACATGGGCGGTTTTGGCGCAGTCAGCCATGAGCGCCTGGGGGCGGATTATCTGCGCCGGGCGGGTTTCAGCGAGCGTCTGGCGCGGCTGGTGGAGTACCACGTCCAGGCCAAGCGTTACCTGACCTTCAAGGAGCCCGGGTATTACCAGCGCCTGAGCGAAGCCAGCCGGCGCACCCTGGAGTACCAGGGCGGGGTGATGAATGCGGCAGAGGCGGCAGCCTTCGAACTCGACCCGCTGTGCGCGCTGAGTCTGCGCCTGCGCCACTGGGACGAGCAGGCCAAGGAGCTGTGGGTGCCGGTGATGGAGTTGCAGGTGCTCAAGGACAAGGCTTTGGCGTTGTTGGGGGATTGA
- a CDS encoding TIGR03364 family FAD-dependent oxidoreductase, producing MTSHSDLLIVGAGILGLSHAYAAAKRGLRVRVFERSATPLGASVRNFGQALVTGQPPGIMLELARASRDIWADWQQLAGLPLKRNGSYLFARSEAEELLLEAFCAGRAREHGYRVELLRGAALNDLYGGQFRHHRAALHGLDDQQLYSREALPLLIDYLRRDLGVQFHFSTLVRDIQPDQVHSTAGCFHAPLIVLCSGHDYQTLLAEQIAVLQPQVCRLQMLRARPEVDLKLQHALLTGLSCVHYGAFADLPQAAAVRAQIQREAPHLHEHGIHLLLSPTPYGELIIGDSHDYGSDPSPFNAEQVDNWLIELAEQTLNCKVRVVERWQGVYGARGPGPFSFLEAAPGVHVALMHSGVGMSVGPAMAEGNIARLLEEA from the coding sequence ATGACTTCACACAGCGATCTGCTGATCGTCGGCGCCGGCATCCTCGGCCTGTCCCACGCCTATGCCGCTGCCAAGCGCGGTTTGCGGGTGCGGGTATTCGAACGCAGCGCCACGCCCCTGGGCGCCTCGGTGCGCAACTTCGGCCAGGCCCTGGTCACCGGCCAACCGCCGGGCATCATGCTGGAGCTGGCCCGGGCCAGCCGCGATATCTGGGCCGACTGGCAGCAGCTGGCGGGCCTGCCGCTCAAGCGCAACGGCTCCTACCTGTTCGCCCGCAGCGAAGCCGAGGAACTGTTGCTGGAAGCCTTCTGCGCCGGACGCGCGCGGGAACACGGTTACCGCGTCGAACTGCTGCGGGGCGCGGCGCTGAATGATCTGTACGGCGGCCAGTTCCGCCATCATCGGGCGGCCTTGCACGGCCTGGATGATCAGCAGCTGTATTCCCGCGAGGCGCTGCCGCTGCTGATCGACTACCTGCGCCGCGACCTGGGGGTGCAGTTCCATTTTTCGACCCTGGTCCGGGACATCCAGCCGGACCAGGTGCACAGCACCGCCGGCTGCTTTCATGCGCCGCTGATCGTGCTGTGTTCTGGGCACGACTATCAGACCCTGCTGGCCGAGCAGATCGCCGTCCTGCAGCCGCAGGTCTGCCGCCTGCAGATGCTCCGCGCCCGGCCCGAGGTCGACCTCAAGCTGCAACATGCCTTGCTCACCGGGCTGAGCTGCGTGCACTACGGGGCCTTCGCCGATCTGCCGCAAGCGGCGGCGGTGCGGGCGCAGATCCAGCGCGAGGCGCCGCACCTGCATGAACACGGCATTCACCTGTTGCTCAGCCCGACGCCCTACGGCGAGCTGATCATCGGCGACTCCCACGACTACGGCAGCGATCCGTCGCCGTTCAACGCCGAACAGGTGGACAACTGGCTGATCGAACTGGCCGAACAGACCCTGAACTGCAAGGTCCGGGTGGTGGAGCGCTGGCAGGGCGTGTACGGCGCCCGTGGCCCCGGACCATTCTCCTTCCTGGAAGCCGCGCCCGGGGTCCATGTGGCGCTGATGCACAGCGGCGTGGGCATGAGCGTCGGGCCGGCCATGGCCGAGGGCAATATCGCCCGGCTGCTGGAGGAGGCGTGA
- a CDS encoding GTPase/DUF3482 domain-containing protein: MTDARQKPLKLAVVGHTNVGKTSLLRTLTRDVGFGEVSHRPSTTRHVEGARLSVDGQPLLELYDTPGLEDAIALLDYLERLERPGERLDGPARLARFLDGSEARQRFEQEAKVLRQLLASDAGLYVIDAREPVLAKYRDELEVLSGCGKPLLPVLNFVSSAEQREGDWREALARLGLHALVRFDSVAPPQDGEQRLYESLALLLEHARPALQRLINDQQAQRLARQHSAARLIAELLVDCAACRRSVASDAELEQQAIGELRQAIRQREQRCVEALLKLYAFRPEDAATSDLPLLDGRWGDDLFNPETLKQLGVRVGGGIAAGAAAGAGVDLLVGGLTLGAAALAGAIAGGALQTARSYGSRLLGKLKGQRELTVDDSVLRLLALRQRQLVQALNLRGHAALDSIRLATPEDKSWREGKLPEALNKARAHPQWSSLNPQKRLSQAERQEQIEALAESLVVQA; the protein is encoded by the coding sequence ATGACTGATGCTCGGCAAAAGCCGCTGAAGCTCGCGGTGGTCGGCCACACCAACGTTGGCAAGACTTCGCTGCTGCGCACCCTGACCCGGGACGTGGGTTTTGGCGAAGTCTCCCATCGCCCCAGCACCACCCGGCACGTGGAAGGCGCCCGCCTCTCGGTGGATGGCCAGCCCCTGCTGGAGCTCTACGACACCCCCGGCCTGGAAGACGCCATCGCCCTGCTGGATTACCTGGAACGCCTTGAGCGCCCCGGCGAACGCCTGGACGGCCCGGCCCGGCTGGCGCGCTTTCTTGACGGCAGCGAAGCCCGCCAGCGTTTCGAGCAGGAAGCCAAGGTCCTGCGCCAGCTGTTGGCCTCGGACGCCGGCCTGTATGTGATCGACGCCCGGGAGCCGGTGCTGGCCAAGTACCGCGATGAGTTGGAAGTACTGAGCGGCTGCGGCAAGCCGCTGCTGCCGGTGCTGAATTTCGTCAGCAGCGCCGAACAGCGCGAAGGCGACTGGCGCGAGGCCCTGGCCCGCCTGGGTCTGCATGCCCTGGTGCGCTTCGACAGCGTGGCGCCGCCGCAAGACGGCGAGCAGCGCCTGTATGAGAGCCTGGCCCTGCTGCTGGAACATGCGCGCCCGGCCCTGCAACGACTGATCAACGACCAGCAGGCCCAGCGCCTGGCGCGCCAGCACAGCGCCGCGCGATTGATTGCCGAATTGCTGGTGGATTGCGCCGCCTGCCGGCGCAGCGTGGCCAGCGATGCCGAGCTGGAGCAGCAGGCCATCGGCGAACTGCGCCAGGCCATCCGCCAGCGCGAGCAGCGCTGTGTCGAAGCTCTGCTCAAGCTCTACGCCTTCCGCCCTGAAGACGCTGCCACCAGCGACCTGCCGCTGCTCGATGGGCGCTGGGGCGACGACCTGTTCAACCCGGAAACCCTCAAGCAACTGGGGGTGCGGGTCGGTGGAGGGATCGCCGCCGGCGCGGCGGCCGGGGCCGGGGTGGACCTGCTGGTGGGCGGCTTGACCCTCGGCGCGGCAGCCCTGGCCGGGGCGATTGCCGGTGGCGCGCTGCAAACTGCCCGCAGCTACGGCAGCCGCTTGCTGGGCAAGCTCAAGGGCCAGCGCGAACTGACCGTGGATGACAGCGTGCTGCGGCTGCTGGCCCTGCGTCAGCGCCAGCTGGTGCAGGCGCTGAACCTGCGCGGGCATGCGGCGCTGGACAGCATCCGCCTGGCCACGCCGGAGGACAAAAGCTGGCGCGAGGGCAAGTTGCCGGAAGCCTTGAACAAGGCCCGGGCGCATCCGCAGTGGTCGTCGCTCAATCCGCAGAAACGCCTGAGCCAGGCCGAGCGCCAGGAGCAGATAGAGGCGCTGGCCGAATCCTTGGTGGTTCAGGCGTAG
- a CDS encoding MBOAT family O-acyltransferase: protein MSYLSIEFGLCFILFFILYWGLGFSLRLQNALLLVASYAILASFSLNFLYILLGYTALVYLLGLLSQRYPGRGWVNGLMLLLVLGAFYLFKYQDFFTSAVQNAFAQFGVEVSLPLLEVLLPVGLSFYAFHSVSYLVSINRRELTPGSPFDLALYLAFFPSLIAGPVNRAIPMLEQINPPQLRQVLEPQRALGLIAVAVVKLFFLSSWLANEWVDPVFDSPVAFSAEQILRAVYGYSFLIYFNFSGYTDLVTGIALLLGFRLPLNFNYPYAARNLKEFWGRWHISLSTFIRDYVYIPLGGNRGPVWRGNLNMLLAMLISGLWHGASANFIIWGALHGVGLALYKFCSPLLARGPRWIGSDLAARLLTFHYVALAWIFFRCATLSDAMDMLSGLGGLSFSGLAGSALSLLGCLLFVAFYPRIVALLQRLFTAATSLPWLFYPVPLGLFICVVIFASPSGVPGFIYASF from the coding sequence GTGAGCTATCTCTCGATCGAATTCGGCCTCTGTTTCATCCTGTTCTTCATTCTGTATTGGGGCCTGGGCTTCAGCCTGCGTTTGCAGAATGCCCTGTTGCTGGTCGCCAGCTACGCGATCCTCGCTAGCTTCAGCCTGAACTTCCTCTACATCCTGCTGGGCTACACGGCCCTGGTGTACCTGCTCGGCCTGTTGAGCCAGCGTTACCCCGGCAGGGGCTGGGTCAATGGCCTGATGCTGTTGCTGGTGCTGGGGGCCTTCTACCTGTTCAAGTACCAGGACTTCTTCACCAGCGCGGTGCAGAACGCCTTCGCCCAGTTTGGCGTGGAGGTGTCGCTGCCGCTGCTGGAGGTGCTCCTACCGGTGGGGCTGTCGTTCTATGCCTTCCACTCGGTCAGCTACCTGGTATCGATCAATCGCCGGGAGTTGACCCCGGGCTCGCCCTTCGACCTGGCGCTGTACCTGGCGTTCTTCCCCAGCCTGATCGCCGGCCCGGTGAACCGGGCGATCCCGATGCTGGAGCAGATCAACCCGCCGCAGCTGCGCCAGGTGCTGGAGCCGCAACGGGCCCTAGGCCTGATCGCGGTGGCGGTGGTCAAGCTGTTCTTCCTCAGTTCCTGGCTGGCCAACGAGTGGGTCGACCCGGTGTTCGACAGCCCGGTGGCGTTCTCGGCCGAGCAGATCCTGCGGGCGGTCTACGGCTATTCGTTCCTGATCTACTTCAACTTCAGCGGCTACACCGACCTGGTGACCGGCATCGCCCTGTTGCTGGGCTTCCGCCTGCCGCTGAACTTCAACTACCCCTATGCGGCGCGCAATCTCAAGGAGTTCTGGGGGCGCTGGCACATCAGCCTGTCGACCTTTATCCGTGACTACGTGTACATCCCCCTGGGGGGCAACCGCGGCCCGGTGTGGCGCGGCAACCTGAACATGCTGCTGGCCATGCTGATCTCCGGCTTGTGGCACGGCGCCAGCGCCAACTTCATCATCTGGGGCGCGCTGCATGGCGTGGGCCTGGCGCTGTACAAGTTCTGCAGCCCGCTGCTGGCCCGGGGCCCGCGCTGGATCGGTTCGGACCTGGCGGCCCGCCTGCTGACCTTCCACTACGTGGCACTGGCCTGGATCTTCTTCCGCTGCGCGACCTTGTCCGATGCCATGGACATGCTCAGCGGCCTGGGCGGCCTGTCCTTCAGCGGGTTGGCCGGCAGCGCCCTGAGCCTGCTGGGCTGCCTGCTGTTCGTTGCGTTCTACCCACGGATCGTGGCGCTGCTGCAGCGCCTGTTCACGGCCGCCACCAGCTTGCCGTGGCTGTTCTATCCAGTGCCGTTGGGGCTGTTCATCTGCGTGGTCATCTTCGCCTCACCGTCGGGCGTGCCGGGGTTCATTTATGCCAGCTTCTAA
- a CDS encoding phosphorylcholine phosphatase yields MKLAPKLLAVALCLGLAGQALATELKHWPAEQAKQLDAMIAANAHKGNFAVFDMDNTSYRYDLEESLLPFMENKGLITRDTLDPSLKLIPFKDTAEYKESLFSYYYRLCEIDDMVCYPWVAQVFSGFTLKELKGYVDELMASGKPVPSTYYDGDVVKTIEVNPPKVFTGQAELYNKLMENGIEVYVMTAASEELVRMVAADPKYGYNVKPQNVIGVTTLLKDRKTGALTTARKQITDGKYDEQANLGLELTPYLWTPATWMAGKHAAILTYIDEWKKPVLVGGDTPTSDGYMLFHGVDVAKGGIHLWINRKDKYMTQLNGMMAKHAAAQAKEGLPVTADKNWVIVKPEDIQ; encoded by the coding sequence ATGAAACTTGCTCCGAAATTGCTCGCCGTTGCACTCTGCCTGGGCCTCGCCGGCCAGGCCCTGGCCACCGAGTTGAAGCATTGGCCCGCTGAGCAGGCCAAGCAGCTGGACGCGATGATCGCGGCCAACGCCCACAAGGGCAACTTCGCGGTGTTCGACATGGACAACACCAGCTACCGCTACGACCTGGAAGAGTCCCTGCTGCCCTTCATGGAAAACAAGGGGCTGATCACCCGCGACACCCTCGACCCGTCGCTCAAGCTGATCCCGTTCAAGGACACCGCCGAGTACAAGGAAAGCCTGTTCAGCTACTACTACCGCCTGTGTGAAATCGACGACATGGTCTGCTACCCCTGGGTGGCGCAGGTGTTCTCCGGCTTCACTCTCAAGGAGCTCAAGGGCTACGTCGATGAGCTGATGGCCTCCGGCAAGCCGGTGCCGAGCACTTATTACGACGGCGATGTGGTCAAGACCATCGAGGTCAACCCGCCCAAGGTCTTCACCGGCCAGGCCGAGCTTTACAACAAGCTGATGGAGAACGGCATCGAGGTCTACGTGATGACCGCCGCTTCCGAAGAACTGGTGCGCATGGTCGCCGCCGACCCCAAGTACGGCTACAACGTCAAGCCGCAGAACGTCATCGGCGTGACCACCCTGCTCAAGGACCGCAAGACCGGCGCCCTGACCACCGCGCGCAAACAGATCACCGACGGCAAGTATGACGAGCAGGCCAACCTCGGCCTGGAACTGACGCCGTACCTGTGGACCCCGGCTACCTGGATGGCGGGCAAGCACGCGGCGATCCTGACCTACATCGACGAGTGGAAGAAACCGGTACTGGTGGGCGGCGACACCCCGACCAGCGACGGCTACATGCTGTTTCATGGCGTGGACGTGGCCAAGGGCGGCATCCACCTGTGGATCAACCGCAAGGACAAGTACATGACCCAGCTCAACGGCATGATGGCCAAGCATGCCGCGGCCCAGGCCAAGGAAGGCCTGCCGGTGACGGCCGACAAGAACTGGGTGATCGTCAAGCCCGAAGACATCCAGTAG